Part of the Methanobacteriaceae archaeon genome is shown below.
AATGACATAGAAGTTTTAAAGATGTTTTGTCCTGAATACACCGGAGAAAATTTCTATTTAAATCAAGCAGCAGTTACAGACGACAACTTAATAACAGCCAGTGGTCTTGCCCCCTTAGAGTTTTCATATGAAGTATTAAAAAGAACAAATCTAATGAAGACTGAAACACTGGAAGCATGGTACCAATTATATAAAACTAACGAATCAAAGTATTTTTATGCCCTAATGGAATCCATTAAAGGAGCATAGGGGAATTTTTGAATTAAATATTAATTTGATTAAAATTTTTATCTTAAAAAATAAGATTAAAAATTTTAGTTTTTATATAATTTAGTATGGGTTAATTGGTGCTGTTTTTTCTTATGTATAGCATTAAGCGGATTATATGGTAAAGGTTTTGTCTCTTCTAAATTTTACAAGCTTATTGTGATAACATTGGCTACTTCATACTATTTTCATGTGGAAAATGATTTTACAATGTATCCACACAATTGGAAAGTAATTTTTTTAGTTTAGATCTATTTGAAGGCCATAAAATATATAAAAAGCTAATTAGTTTTAACAACGAGGAAGGTTCAGGTATCTCAAGTTTATCACGCATTTCCACTGTTGCTGGAAGCCCAGCTAATCTGAGTCTATTTAGTATTGGGTCAGAATAGCCGGTTGATTCTGCAAAACCTCGACCAATGGAATTTCCTTCGGGATCTTTTAAGTATACAGCACCTTCTGAATAATGTAGTCCATTTGCAAAAAATCCTGATTGACCAACGTTTACGATTGGAATCATGGTAAAATTCCGGATATCCTCTGGAACATCTTCATCAAAGCTAAATTTCCATTCTTGAGGATACCACACGTTAGTAACGGGGTATAAATCGGGGTCCTGTGATTTTTCGCTTCTTATCCATTTAGTAATCTTTAAGGTTCCTTTAACTTTTTTAGAGTTGCTTTCCTCATCCACATATTTCCCTGAAACATCAGCATCCATTGTTCCTGGAGGATTGGCCCCTGTCTGATTAAGAAACTGCAACATATCATGTGAATGTATGGAGGCCATTGTTAATTCCCTATCTCCATTAAATTGGGCCATGAACCAGTCCCATCCTCCTGCAGCCTTTTTATTCATATTATTAGCTGCTCTTAAAACCTTTACGCGAGGGTTACCTGCTGGAAGCATTCCATTGCACCACTGATGGTCGTACCAGAATTTACCGCTTTTTAAGGAAACTTCTTCTTCATTAATTCTTAAAATACTTTGATCTGGATCGACTCTAAGGTTTGGTACAGAATAATATAGCGTTCCAACTCCGCCACAGCAAGGATCGCATCCATCTTTGCCCTGAATTAAATATTCTTTGGTTTGTGTAAGTGTAATATCCACTTCAATTTCTGACCCGGAATCAGGATTTAAATCTACTCCCCAACCTTTAATTTCTAGGGGAAAGGTGCTATCTTCACTTAAAGACTTTATTTTATTCTTTCCCAGGGTATAATCAAATGGATTGTTTGAAAAATCTATTAATCCGGTTGTACCTGCAA
Proteins encoded:
- a CDS encoding lipocalin-like domain-containing protein, with amino-acid sequence METRNSLAKLDEETKDNISKVLWMHEFNAEEIPEEIIERLESEKNSNESFGERMQYLLREKLKNPDSFTPKYKNVYETLIEHSTSLTPHQAYAMTFFLGMDSSKGYKSIPAKADFKIPQEDAPQWDYQLGWHFIVGSCIGENGKEYGVQFMFWQYALLPPEIAKHFGLSDIENQFIELHLAVSEAGGKHHRSKPLAIAGTTGLIDFSNNPFDYTLGKNKIKSLSEDSTFPLEIKGWGVDLNPDSGSEIEVDITLTQTKEYLIQGKDGCDPCCGGVGTLYYSVPNLRVDPDQSILRINEEEVSLKSGKFWYDHQWCNGMLPAGNPRVKVLRAANNMNKKAAGGWDWFMAQFNGDRELTMASIHSHDMLQFLNQTGANPPGTMDADVSGKYVDEESNSKKVKGTLKITKWIRSEKSQDPDLYPVTNVWYPQEWKFSFDEDVPEDIRNFTMIPIVNVGQSGFFANGLHYSEGAVYLKDPEGNSIGRGFAESTGYSDPILNRLRLAGLPATVEMRDKLEIPEPSSLLKLISFLYILWPSNRSKLKKLLSNCVDTL